Sequence from the Actinocatenispora sera genome:
CGATCGACGACTCGGTGGTCCTGCTCAGCGTCGTCGCCGGCACCGGGGCATGACGGCGGCGGCCGACCCGCGCGAGACCGCGACGCTCCCCGCCATCGGCGCGCGGGCGCGTCCGGCGACGGTGCTGACCGCGCTCGGCGGCGGCTGCGTCGTACTCGGTGGGCTGGTCGCCGCGGTCACCGCGCCACTGAGCCTGGCGCACGGCAGCTGGCTCGCCGCGTACCTCGTGCTGGTGTGCGGGGTAGCGCAGTGGGCGATGGGTCGTGCCCGCGCCCGGAGTGGTACCTCCGGCCCGCGCCGGGCCTGGACCCAGGTCGTGGCGTGGAACCTGGGCAACGCGGTGGTGATCGCGGCGACGCTGCTCGGCCGGCCGGCGCTGGTCGACCTCGGCTCCGCACTGCTGGTGGCAGCGCTGGTGATCGCGCTGTTCGCCGCGCCGGCCCGGGGCGCCACCGGGCTCGCGCTGCTGGCTTGCTGGGCCTACCGGGTGTTGCTCGTGGTGCTCGCGGTCAGCATCCCGGTCGGCATCCTGCTGTCGTACCTGCGCCACGCCTGACCGGCCGCGGCCCCGGGCGGCCGGACCCGGTTCCCGGCCGAGGCTGCGGGGCGGGGTCGGTGGTGCGGCCCGGTCCGCGCTCGGGGGCCCGGACCGGGCTCGACGCCGCGGGCGGCCGGACCCGGCCCCCGGTCAGGGCTGCGGGTCGAGCGCGGCGCAGCGCCAGCCGTCCGGGGTGCTGCCGGTACGCAGGAACTCGGCCAGCTCGGCCACCGCCCGCTCGCCGAGGTCGGCGTCGGCGCGCGGGTAGATGATCGGCTCCTCCTTGCCGTTGTGCCGGTCGAGCTCGGCCAGCAGCTCGCGGCAGCCGGGCTCCAGCTCGGCCACCGAGGCGTCCGCGGCGAGCAGGGCGGACAGCGAGTCCATCAGCCGCCACAGCGCGCCGTGCTCGCGCAGCATCACCAGTACCGGCATGACCATCCCGCCCTCGCGGAGCGGCGGGAACAGGAACGTCTCCTCCAGGTAGATGTGCCGCCGCAGGGCCGCGAACGCCGACAGCAGCGGTTCGCGATCCGTCGCGCCGCGATCCAGCCCGGCGACGAACCGCTCGATGCCGCCGTCGATGTCGCGGTGCTCCCGGGTCAGCAGCTCCGCCAGGTTCGTCGTGGTCACCGCGGCCTCCGTTCGTCGTTCCGCCCGTACCCTCATTTATACAACTCATCATTGTAATAATGAGTGGTGGGGTGCGGGCGGCACGACTCACAGGTCGGCGTAGCCGACCGCCGGGTCGGCCAGCCGGTCCGCGTCGACCCGGACGCCACCGGTGATCAGCGGCTTGATCTGGTCGACCACGTCCCACACGTTGACGTTCATGGCGGCCAGGATGCGCGACTCGCCGTCCAGCCAGAACGCCACGAACTCGCGCTTGTCCAGGTCACCCCGAACGACGACCCTGGCGTACGAGCCGGGCGGCGCGAAGCCGATGTACTCCATGCCCAGGTCGTACTGGTCGGAGAAGAAGTACGGCAGCTCGATGTACGGGGCCGCGCCGCCGAGCAGCGCCGCCACCGCCACGGCGGGCTGGTTGAGTGCCGTGGCCCAGTGCTCCACCCGTACCCGACGACCGAGCAGCGGGTGGTCGTGGTTGGCGATGTCGCCGACCGCGTAGATGTCCGGGTCGCTGGTGCGCAGGCAGGCATCGACCAGCACGCCGTTGTCGACCGCGAGCCCGGCCGACTCGGCCAGCGTGACGTCCGGCGCAACGCCGACCCCGACCACGACGGCGTCGGCCGGGATCGTCTCGCCGTCGACCCGCACGCCGGCCACCCGGCCGCCGTCGGTGGCGAACTCCTCGACCCTGGCGCCCAGCCGCAGCCGCACCCCGTGCCCGCGGTGCAGCTCGGCGAACACGGTGGCGAGCTCAGCGCCGAGCACGCCGAGCAGCGGCAACTCGGCGGCCTCGACCAGCGTCACCTCGGTGCCCGCGCCGCGAGCGGCCG
This genomic interval carries:
- a CDS encoding NAD(P)/FAD-dependent oxidoreductase is translated as MSTPRHVVVIGGGLAGAKTVEALREQGYDGQVSQITAERHLPYERPPLSKSYLAGESAFDDAVVHPAQWYQDNRVDLRTGVRATAVDAAAHRVRLDDGEDLGYDKLVLATGAVPRRLPVPGGDADGVHYLRTRDDSDAIRSVFGEGRRLVVIGGGWIGLEVAAAARGAGTEVTLVEAAELPLLGVLGAELATVFAELHRGHGVRLRLGARVEEFATDGGRVAGVRVDGETIPADAVVVGVGVAPDVTLAESAGLAVDNGVLVDACLRTSDPDIYAVGDIANHDHPLLGRRVRVEHWATALNQPAVAVAALLGGAAPYIELPYFFSDQYDLGMEYIGFAPPGSYARVVVRGDLDKREFVAFWLDGESRILAAMNVNVWDVVDQIKPLITGGVRVDADRLADPAVGYADL
- a CDS encoding hemerythrin domain-containing protein, with translation MTTTNLAELLTREHRDIDGGIERFVAGLDRGATDREPLLSAFAALRRHIYLEETFLFPPLREGGMVMPVLVMLREHGALWRLMDSLSALLAADASVAELEPGCRELLAELDRHNGKEEPIIYPRADADLGERAVAELAEFLRTGSTPDGWRCAALDPQP